The following are from one region of the Streptomyces decoyicus genome:
- a CDS encoding bifunctional 3-phenylpropionate/cinnamic acid dioxygenase ferredoxin subunit, translating into MIPICRIEDLPEGESVRIEIDDVTPAIAVFHAEGGYYAVDDTCSHQDASLSEGWVEGCFVECPLHAALFDLRTGAPACLPARRPVRTHEVSVLDGMIHVRPAVREEAVA; encoded by the coding sequence ATGATTCCCATCTGCCGCATCGAGGACCTGCCCGAGGGCGAGTCCGTACGGATCGAGATCGACGACGTCACGCCGGCCATCGCGGTCTTTCATGCCGAGGGCGGCTACTACGCCGTCGACGACACCTGCAGCCATCAGGACGCCTCCCTCTCCGAGGGCTGGGTCGAGGGCTGCTTCGTCGAATGCCCGCTGCATGCGGCCCTGTTCGACCTGCGTACCGGGGCCCCGGCCTGCCTGCCCGCCCGCAGGCCGGTGCGCACCCACGAGGTCAGTGTCCTGGACGGCATGATTCACGTACGGCCCGCCGTACGGGAAGAGGCGGTGGCGTAA
- a CDS encoding IclR family transcriptional regulator — MPKTSDTTDDRSEERRGGAGSVQSVDRAVSVLEILAKLGEAGVTEISEELGVHKSTAFRILGVLENRGLVEQERDRGKYYLGAGVLRLAGAAAIRLDISQEGQPVCRALAEDTGETANIAVLDGDAAVNIMQARGSAAVTAYNWLGRRTPLHATASGKVLLAHLPTERRETLVTRKLPRFTENTLTTAAGVREQLAAALADGYACTSEELEIGLNAVAAPVRAHDGAVIGALGVSGPAYRMERELLPELAERSAKAAAELSRRMGYAG; from the coding sequence ATGCCGAAGACGAGCGATACGACAGACGACCGGTCCGAGGAACGGCGCGGCGGGGCGGGATCCGTCCAGTCCGTGGACCGTGCGGTGAGCGTGCTGGAGATCCTGGCCAAGCTGGGCGAGGCCGGGGTGACCGAGATCTCCGAGGAGCTGGGCGTCCACAAGTCGACCGCGTTCCGGATCCTCGGGGTGCTGGAGAACCGCGGACTGGTGGAGCAGGAGCGGGACCGCGGGAAGTACTACCTGGGCGCCGGGGTGCTGCGGCTGGCCGGCGCCGCGGCGATCCGGCTGGACATCTCCCAGGAGGGCCAGCCGGTGTGCCGGGCGCTCGCCGAGGACACCGGGGAGACCGCCAACATCGCGGTGCTGGACGGCGATGCGGCGGTCAACATCATGCAGGCCAGGGGCTCCGCGGCGGTCACCGCGTACAACTGGCTGGGCCGCCGCACCCCGTTGCACGCCACCGCCAGCGGCAAGGTACTGCTGGCGCATCTGCCGACGGAGCGCCGGGAGACCCTGGTGACCCGCAAGCTGCCGCGGTTCACCGAGAACACCCTGACCACGGCGGCCGGTGTGCGCGAACAGCTCGCCGCCGCGCTCGCGGACGGATACGCCTGCACCAGCGAGGAGTTGGAGATCGGGCTGAACGCGGTGGCGGCACCGGTGCGGGCGCACGACGGCGCGGTGATCGGCGCGCTCGGCGTCTCCGGACCGGCCTACCGGATGGAGCGTGAGCTGCTGCCGGAGCTCGCGGAGCGGTCCGCCAAGGCGGCCGCGGAGCTCTCCCGCCGGATGGGGTACGCCGGTTGA
- a CDS encoding S-(hydroxymethyl)mycothiol dehydrogenase: protein MPHEARAVVALKKGAPVEVLPILVPDPGPGEVLVTVQACGVCHTDLHYRDGAIGDAFPYLLGHEAAGVVEAVGTGVTDLAPGDYVVLAWRAPCGQCRSCRRARPWYCFASRNAAQPMTLLDGTELTAALGIGAFAEKTLVAAGQAVKVDPSARPEAAGLIGCGVMAGYGAAVHTGGVGSGDTVAVIGCGGVGNAAIAGASRAGARRVIAVDLDDGKLDAAERFGATDTVNSRGTDPVEAVRALTGGHGVDVVIDAVGRPETYQQAFYMRDLAGTLVQVGVPEPDMRIELPLIDLFSRGGALKSSWYGDCLPSRDFPVLIDLFLSGKLDLERFISETITLDDIEPAFTKMQRGEVLRSVVVV from the coding sequence ATGCCGCACGAAGCCCGCGCCGTCGTCGCCCTCAAGAAGGGCGCCCCCGTCGAGGTGCTGCCGATCCTCGTACCCGACCCCGGCCCGGGCGAAGTGCTCGTGACCGTGCAGGCCTGCGGGGTGTGCCACACCGATCTGCACTATCGCGACGGCGCGATCGGCGACGCCTTCCCCTACCTGCTCGGCCATGAGGCGGCCGGGGTCGTCGAGGCCGTCGGCACCGGAGTCACGGACCTGGCGCCCGGCGACTACGTGGTGCTGGCCTGGCGGGCGCCCTGCGGGCAGTGCCGCTCCTGCCGACGCGCCCGTCCCTGGTACTGCTTCGCCTCGCGCAATGCCGCCCAGCCCATGACCCTGCTGGACGGCACGGAGCTGACGGCGGCCCTGGGCATCGGCGCCTTCGCCGAGAAGACCCTGGTCGCCGCCGGGCAGGCGGTGAAGGTCGATCCCTCGGCGCGCCCGGAGGCCGCCGGTCTGATCGGCTGCGGGGTGATGGCCGGGTACGGCGCGGCCGTCCACACCGGAGGGGTGGGCAGCGGGGACACCGTCGCCGTCATCGGCTGCGGCGGCGTCGGCAACGCCGCCATCGCGGGCGCCTCCCGGGCCGGCGCACGACGGGTGATCGCCGTCGATCTCGACGACGGCAAGCTGGACGCCGCGGAGCGGTTCGGCGCCACCGACACCGTCAACTCCCGTGGTACGGACCCGGTCGAGGCGGTCCGCGCGCTCACCGGCGGGCACGGCGTCGATGTGGTGATCGACGCGGTGGGCCGCCCGGAGACCTACCAGCAGGCGTTCTACATGCGCGATCTGGCCGGCACGCTGGTCCAGGTCGGCGTCCCCGAACCGGACATGCGCATCGAGCTGCCGCTCATCGACCTCTTCTCGCGCGGCGGTGCGCTGAAGTCGTCCTGGTACGGCGACTGCCTGCCCAGCCGCGACTTCCCCGTACTGATCGATCTGTTTCTGAGCGGCAAGCTCGACCTGGAACGGTTCATCAGCGAGACGATCACGCTCGACGACATCGAACCGGCCTTCACGAAGATGCAGCGCGGGGAGGTCCTGCGGTCCGTGGTGGTGGTGTAG
- the pcp gene encoding pyroglutamyl-peptidase I — MTRVLLTGFAPFDGESTNPSWQAVRAAADEPPTGIEAFAVELPCVYGASVAVLRAAIEETRPDIVLCVGQAGGRPDITVERIAINVDDARIPDVSGAEPVDEAIVPGGPAAYFSTLPIKACVAAVRAAGLPATVSNTAGTFVCNHVFYGLAHLIATELPDLRGGFVHVPYAPEQVVDRAQPSLPVGAVARSLREIAVTAAHTRTDLRVSGGATH, encoded by the coding sequence ATGACCCGGGTACTGCTGACCGGATTTGCACCCTTCGACGGCGAATCCACCAATCCCTCCTGGCAGGCGGTACGCGCCGCCGCGGACGAACCGCCCACCGGCATCGAGGCCTTCGCCGTCGAGCTGCCCTGCGTCTACGGAGCCTCGGTGGCGGTGCTGCGCGCCGCGATCGAGGAGACCCGACCCGACATCGTGCTCTGCGTCGGCCAGGCGGGCGGCCGCCCCGACATCACCGTCGAACGCATCGCCATCAACGTCGACGACGCCCGGATCCCCGACGTGTCGGGCGCCGAACCGGTCGACGAGGCGATCGTGCCGGGCGGCCCCGCCGCGTACTTCTCCACCCTGCCGATCAAGGCCTGTGTGGCCGCCGTGCGCGCCGCCGGGCTACCCGCCACCGTCTCCAACACCGCGGGCACCTTCGTCTGCAACCACGTCTTCTACGGCCTCGCCCACCTCATCGCCACCGAACTGCCCGACCTGCGCGGCGGGTTCGTCCACGTCCCCTACGCACCGGAGCAGGTCGTCGACCGCGCCCAGCCGTCGCTGCCGGTCGGTGCGGTCGCCCGGTCCCTGCGCGAGATCGCGGTCACCGCCGCGCACACCCGCACCGACCTCCGCGTCTCCGGAGGAGCCACCCACTGA
- a CDS encoding DUF979 domain-containing protein, producing MIKAEWFYWLVGLSFLVMASQMVTDRSNPKRYGTGAFWGLIGAGFIYSSWVVTKQAPAEPLGVAVLVMACLAGFGFTGRGTPRTTTPEQRTASAAKLGNKLFVPALTIPAVAMACAIGVKHLSIGGEPVLQEGSETILGLGIGAVVALVVGMIMLREKRISVPVQSGRSMLEAMGWAMLLPQMLATLGAIFQVSGVGDQVGKIATSVLPEGSLYIAVVVYCVGMFVFTMIMGNAFAAFPVMTAAVGWPVLIGHFDGNPAAVLAIGMLAGFCGTLVTPMAANFNIVPAALLELKDQYGPIKAQLPTAGVLLGCNILIMALFAF from the coding sequence GTGATCAAGGCAGAGTGGTTCTACTGGCTGGTGGGCCTCAGCTTCCTGGTGATGGCCTCTCAAATGGTCACCGACCGCAGCAACCCCAAGCGCTACGGCACCGGAGCCTTCTGGGGCCTGATCGGCGCCGGCTTCATCTACAGCAGCTGGGTCGTCACCAAGCAGGCACCGGCCGAGCCGCTGGGCGTCGCGGTGCTGGTCATGGCCTGCCTGGCGGGCTTCGGCTTCACCGGGCGCGGCACCCCGCGCACCACCACCCCCGAGCAGCGCACGGCCAGCGCCGCCAAGCTCGGCAACAAGCTGTTCGTCCCGGCGCTCACCATCCCGGCCGTCGCCATGGCCTGCGCCATCGGCGTCAAGCACCTGTCCATCGGGGGTGAGCCGGTTCTCCAGGAGGGCAGCGAAACCATCCTGGGCCTGGGGATCGGCGCCGTCGTCGCGCTCGTCGTCGGCATGATCATGCTCCGCGAAAAGCGGATCTCCGTGCCCGTGCAGTCGGGCCGCTCCATGCTGGAGGCGATGGGCTGGGCCATGCTGCTGCCCCAGATGCTGGCCACGCTGGGCGCCATCTTCCAGGTCTCCGGCGTCGGCGACCAGGTCGGCAAGATCGCCACCTCCGTACTCCCCGAGGGCTCGCTCTACATCGCGGTCGTCGTCTACTGCGTGGGCATGTTCGTGTTCACCATGATCATGGGCAATGCCTTCGCCGCCTTCCCCGTGATGACCGCGGCCGTCGGCTGGCCGGTCCTCATAGGCCACTTCGACGGCAACCCCGCCGCCGTCCTGGCCATCGGCATGCTCGCCGGATTCTGCGGCACCCTCGTGACCCCCATGGCCGCCAACTTCAACATCGTTCCGGCGGCCCTGCTGGAACTGAAGGACCAGTACGGGCCCATAAAGGCGCAGCTGCCCACCGCGGGCGTCCTGCTGGGCTGCAACATCTTGATCATGGCGCTGTTCGCCTTCTGA
- a CDS encoding DUF969 domain-containing protein, with protein MIVLLGVLVVVIGFATKRNPLLVVGVAGIATGLLGGLSPGKVLAAFGDGFAGSRAVTIFAITLPVIGLLERYGLQEQARNLIARFATLTTGRFLALYLGLRQIGAAVGLTNVFGHAQTVRPLAVPMAEGAAERKYGELPDRTREKVRAFSASADNVGLFFGEDVFLAVGSILLITGFVNTTYGTHLEPLQLALWAIPTALCAFVVHGWRLLRLDRQLERELLTAHVHNTAAAEAAQ; from the coding sequence ATGATCGTGCTCCTCGGCGTGCTCGTGGTCGTGATCGGCTTCGCCACGAAACGCAATCCCCTGCTGGTCGTGGGGGTGGCCGGTATCGCGACCGGCCTCCTCGGAGGGCTGTCGCCGGGCAAGGTGCTCGCCGCGTTCGGCGACGGCTTCGCCGGCAGCCGGGCGGTGACGATCTTCGCGATCACCCTTCCGGTCATCGGCCTCCTGGAGCGCTACGGCCTCCAGGAGCAGGCCCGTAACCTCATCGCCCGGTTCGCCACGCTCACCACCGGACGCTTCCTGGCGCTCTACCTCGGACTGCGGCAGATCGGCGCCGCGGTCGGGCTGACCAATGTCTTCGGCCACGCCCAGACCGTCCGCCCGCTCGCCGTCCCGATGGCAGAGGGAGCGGCCGAGCGCAAATACGGCGAACTCCCGGACCGGACACGGGAGAAGGTCAGGGCGTTCTCCGCCAGCGCGGACAACGTCGGCCTCTTCTTCGGGGAGGACGTCTTCCTCGCCGTCGGCTCGATCCTGCTGATCACCGGCTTCGTCAACACCACCTACGGCACCCACCTCGAACCGCTTCAGCTCGCGCTGTGGGCGATCCCCACCGCCCTGTGCGCGTTCGTGGTCCACGGCTGGCGACTGCTGCGCCTGGACCGCCAGTTGGAACGCGAACTGCTCACCGCCCATGTCCACAACACCGCCGCAGCGGAGGCCGCCCAGTGA
- a CDS encoding GntR family transcriptional regulator, which translates to MAGGAAKNDQWRLTEVAGLEGDRALLGRSSTAERVADILRDRITEGYFPPGARLSEESIGGALGVSRNTLREAFRLLTHERLLVHELNRGVFVRMVTVEDLEDIYRVRMLVECAAVRGLGQGPYGPGVTEAVAAIEAAVEAGEAASGDREWQALSTANIRFHQGIVALAGSPRTDELMRAVLAELRLVFHVMADPRRFHAPYLTRNRQIVEALQAGDAPEAERLLLSYLEDSRSQLSGAYAQRIAEG; encoded by the coding sequence ATGGCGGGCGGAGCGGCGAAGAACGACCAGTGGCGGCTCACCGAGGTCGCGGGCCTCGAAGGGGACCGCGCTCTGCTGGGGCGCTCCAGCACGGCCGAGCGGGTGGCCGACATCCTGCGCGACCGGATCACCGAGGGCTACTTCCCGCCCGGCGCCCGGCTCTCGGAGGAGAGCATCGGCGGTGCGCTGGGCGTCTCGCGCAACACCCTGCGGGAGGCGTTCCGGCTGCTGACGCACGAGCGCCTGCTGGTGCACGAGCTCAACCGCGGGGTGTTCGTCCGGATGGTGACGGTCGAGGACCTCGAGGACATCTACCGGGTGCGCATGCTCGTGGAGTGCGCGGCGGTGCGGGGGCTGGGGCAGGGACCCTACGGCCCCGGTGTGACCGAAGCCGTTGCGGCGATCGAGGCCGCCGTGGAGGCCGGCGAGGCCGCCTCCGGGGACCGGGAGTGGCAGGCGCTCTCGACTGCCAACATCCGTTTCCACCAGGGCATCGTGGCCCTGGCGGGCAGCCCGCGCACGGATGAGCTGATGCGGGCCGTGCTCGCCGAGCTCCGGCTGGTCTTCCACGTCATGGCCGACCCCCGGCGCTTCCATGCGCCCTATTTGACCCGTAATCGGCAAATTGTCGAGGCGCTGCAGGCGGGTGATGCCCCCGAGGCCGAACGGCTGCTGCTGTCCTACCTGGAGGACTCGCGCAGCCAGTTGTCGGGAGCGTACGCGCAGCGCATCGCGGAGGGGTGA
- a CDS encoding LamB/YcsF family protein — MSDGPETPSVIDLNADLGEGFGRWQLTDDEALLSVVTSANVACGFHAGDPATMRRVCELAAERGVVIGAQVSYRDLAGFGRRAMEVPPDELSAEITYQIGALEVFARAAGARVGYVKPHGALYNRCFHDEEQAAAVIDGISAADGSLPVLGLPGSRLHEAAQRAHLPVVGEAFADRAYTAEGTLVPRREPGAVIHDADEVVKRALGMARDRTVTSHDGRRVGITARSLCLHGDTPGAAGLALRVRSELAAAGVHIRSFA, encoded by the coding sequence ATGAGCGACGGCCCGGAGACCCCCTCCGTCATCGACCTCAACGCCGACCTCGGGGAAGGCTTCGGCCGCTGGCAGCTCACCGACGACGAGGCCCTGCTCTCCGTCGTCACCAGCGCCAATGTCGCCTGCGGCTTCCATGCCGGTGACCCGGCCACGATGCGCAGGGTGTGCGAACTGGCCGCCGAACGCGGCGTGGTCATCGGTGCCCAGGTCTCCTACCGCGACCTGGCCGGTTTCGGCCGCCGCGCGATGGAGGTACCGCCGGACGAGCTGTCCGCCGAGATCACCTACCAGATCGGTGCGTTGGAGGTCTTCGCACGCGCCGCCGGTGCCCGCGTCGGCTACGTCAAACCCCATGGCGCGCTCTACAACCGCTGCTTCCATGACGAGGAGCAGGCCGCTGCCGTCATCGACGGCATCAGCGCCGCCGACGGCAGCCTGCCCGTCCTCGGGCTCCCCGGCTCCCGGCTGCACGAGGCCGCACAGCGGGCCCACCTGCCCGTCGTCGGTGAGGCGTTCGCCGACCGCGCCTACACCGCCGAAGGCACTCTGGTACCGCGCCGTGAACCGGGCGCGGTGATCCACGACGCCGACGAGGTGGTCAAACGCGCCCTCGGCATGGCCCGCGACCGCACCGTCACCTCCCACGACGGCCGGCGCGTCGGCATCACGGCCCGCTCGCTGTGTCTGCACGGCGACACCCCCGGCGCCGCCGGCCTCGCCCTGCGCGTACGGTCCGAGCTGGCCGCGGCCGGGGTGCACATCCGGAGCTTCGCATGA
- the pxpB gene encoding 5-oxoprolinase subunit PxpB: MRPLPVGEHGLLIELDSAEEVEALHAELLRRAADGALPPVREIVPAARTVLLDGLADPRGLIAELAAWDIPPLTAGDRPAVEIPVRYDGPDLADVAALWDVTPEEVVRRHSATEFHVAFCGFAPGFGYLTGLPEPLHVPRRDTPRTKVPVGSVALAGPYTGVYPRSSPGGWQLIGTTDTVLWDPRREPAALLTPGTRVRFVPQETA; this comes from the coding sequence ATGAGGCCGCTGCCGGTCGGTGAACACGGCCTGCTCATCGAGTTGGACAGCGCCGAGGAGGTCGAGGCGCTGCACGCCGAACTGCTGCGCCGGGCCGCCGACGGCGCCCTGCCGCCGGTGCGCGAGATCGTCCCGGCCGCCCGTACGGTGCTCCTCGACGGCCTCGCCGACCCCCGCGGGCTCATCGCCGAACTCGCCGCCTGGGACATTCCGCCGCTCACCGCCGGCGACCGGCCCGCCGTGGAGATCCCGGTCCGCTACGACGGCCCCGACCTCGCCGATGTGGCCGCCCTGTGGGACGTCACCCCCGAGGAAGTGGTGCGACGGCACTCCGCCACGGAGTTCCATGTCGCCTTCTGCGGCTTCGCCCCCGGCTTCGGCTATCTGACCGGACTGCCCGAGCCGCTGCACGTACCGCGCCGGGACACTCCCCGTACGAAGGTCCCGGTCGGCTCGGTCGCCCTGGCCGGCCCGTACACCGGTGTCTACCCGCGCTCCTCCCCCGGCGGCTGGCAGCTGATCGGCACCACCGACACCGTCCTGTGGGACCCGCGCCGCGAACCGGCGGCGCTGCTCACGCCCGGCACCCGTGTCCGCTTCGTCCCGCAGGAGACCGCCTGA
- a CDS encoding 5-oxoprolinase subunit C family protein, producing the protein MTDRAFSVVRAGALTTVQDLGRPGHAHLGVPRAGALDEPAHRLANRLVGNPESAATLETTLTGCALRVRTATTVAVTGAPCPVTVDGRPAPWGAPVRVPAGAVLDAGPATHGLRSHLAFAGGIDTEPVLGSRAADLLSGLGPDPLTDGAVLPLGDPHGPPATADAVPHTGPATELLLPFLPGPRDAWFTDAGLHTLATGRFRVSPASNRIGLRTQGPPLERARTGELPSEGMPLGALQVPPDGLPVLFLHDHPTTGGYPVIGVVPERYLAPAAQAVPGTPVRFLRMR; encoded by the coding sequence ATGACCGACCGCGCCTTCTCGGTCGTCCGGGCCGGTGCGCTCACCACCGTGCAGGATCTCGGCAGGCCCGGCCACGCCCACCTCGGTGTGCCGCGGGCCGGTGCCCTCGACGAACCGGCGCACCGCCTCGCCAACCGCCTGGTCGGCAACCCCGAGTCCGCCGCCACGCTGGAGACCACGCTCACGGGCTGCGCCCTGCGGGTCCGTACGGCCACCACCGTCGCCGTCACGGGCGCGCCCTGCCCGGTGACCGTCGACGGCCGCCCCGCCCCCTGGGGCGCACCGGTCCGCGTCCCGGCGGGCGCCGTCCTGGACGCGGGCCCTGCCACCCACGGTCTGCGCTCCCACCTCGCCTTCGCCGGGGGCATCGACACCGAACCGGTCCTCGGCAGCCGCGCCGCCGATCTGCTCTCCGGCCTGGGCCCCGACCCGCTCACCGATGGCGCGGTCCTACCGTTGGGCGACCCGCACGGCCCGCCGGCCACCGCCGACGCGGTCCCGCACACCGGTCCGGCGACGGAGCTCCTCCTGCCGTTCCTGCCCGGCCCCCGAGACGCCTGGTTCACCGACGCCGGGCTGCACACCCTCGCCACCGGCCGCTTCCGGGTCTCCCCGGCCAGCAACCGCATCGGCCTGCGCACCCAAGGCCCGCCCCTGGAACGCGCCCGGACCGGCGAACTCCCCAGCGAGGGCATGCCCCTGGGGGCCCTCCAGGTCCCGCCCGACGGGCTGCCGGTCCTCTTCCTCCACGACCACCCCACGACCGGCGGCTACCCGGTCATCGGCGTCGTCCCCGAGCGCTACCTGGCCCCCGCGGCCCAGGCGGTACCGGGGACGCCGGTCCGCTTTCTCCGCATGCGCTGA